From a region of the Tenggerimyces flavus genome:
- a CDS encoding Gfo/Idh/MocA family protein, giving the protein MAAAVRMGVVGAGSISVRGILPHLCQPDLADRVKLAAVCDPVPGRADAAAAKFGVEQGFTEYEDLLARGDVDAVTIASPIGLHYEQGKLALQAGKHVHFNKTMTVTVAEASELIDLAAANSLRIVASPGEMLRPHHVRTRELIASGAIGTLSWVSCGAAFGTYHEDESVRGGSDVLSNIDPSWYFRKPGGGPMYDMTVYSLHTVTGILGPARRVTAMSGVRVPVRSFGGRDVETDADDNTAVLIDFGANLFCVATGTAAGGMTGGMGGAFYGTKGTINGLLLNGEPFDFPGRNPDERSARGHGNQALLPHVTGVHRDIEEQHVYEDVMQLVDWVRDGSPSIVTAEHARHVIDIIESAYRAASTGQTQDLTTTF; this is encoded by the coding sequence CTGTGTCAACCCGATCTTGCGGACCGGGTGAAGCTCGCCGCGGTCTGCGACCCGGTGCCCGGCCGGGCGGATGCGGCCGCGGCGAAGTTCGGGGTCGAGCAGGGGTTCACCGAGTACGAGGACCTGCTCGCCCGCGGCGACGTCGACGCCGTCACGATCGCGTCGCCGATCGGTTTGCACTACGAGCAGGGCAAGTTGGCCTTGCAGGCGGGCAAGCACGTTCACTTCAACAAGACGATGACGGTGACGGTCGCCGAGGCTTCGGAGCTGATCGACCTCGCGGCGGCGAACTCGCTGCGGATCGTGGCTTCGCCGGGTGAGATGCTGCGGCCGCACCACGTGCGTACGCGCGAGCTGATCGCGTCGGGCGCGATCGGGACGTTGTCCTGGGTGAGCTGCGGCGCGGCGTTCGGCACGTACCACGAGGACGAGTCGGTGCGCGGCGGGTCCGACGTGCTGTCGAACATCGACCCGTCGTGGTACTTCCGCAAGCCAGGTGGCGGCCCGATGTACGACATGACGGTCTACTCGCTGCACACGGTGACCGGCATCCTCGGCCCAGCGCGGCGCGTGACGGCGATGTCAGGCGTCCGCGTGCCGGTGCGCTCGTTCGGCGGCCGGGACGTGGAGACCGACGCGGACGACAACACCGCGGTGCTGATCGACTTCGGCGCCAACCTGTTCTGCGTCGCGACAGGCACCGCCGCCGGCGGCATGACCGGCGGCATGGGCGGCGCCTTCTACGGAACGAAGGGCACCATCAACGGCCTGCTGCTGAACGGCGAACCGTTCGACTTCCCCGGCCGCAACCCCGACGAACGTTCGGCGCGCGGCCACGGCAACCAGGCCCTGCTGCCGCACGTGACGGGGGTGCACCGCGATATCGAGGAGCAGCACGTCTACGAGGACGTCATGCAGCTCGTCGACTGGGTCCGCGACGGCTCGCCGTCCATCGTGACGGCGGAGCACGCGCGGCACGTGATCGACATCATCGAGTCGGCCTACCGAGCGGCTTCGACCGGCCAAACCCAGGACCTGACCACGACCTTCTGA